Proteins from a single region of Chanodichthys erythropterus isolate Z2021 chromosome 13, ASM2448905v1, whole genome shotgun sequence:
- the LOC137034936 gene encoding ADP-ribosylation factor-like protein 3, which yields MKRLSDQRSATFLSDKGLLSVLRRLKHSPEQEVRILLLGLDNAGKTTLLKQLASEDINHITPTQGFNIKSVQSQGFKLNVWDIGGQRKIRPYWRNYFENTDLLIYVIDSSDRKRFDETAQELAELLDEEKLSMVPLLIFANKQDMMTAATAAEIAEGLNLHTIRDRIWQIQPCSALTAEGVQDGMVWLCRNIATRKK from the exons ggcCTGCTGTCAGTCTTAAGGAGACTGAAACACTCTCCTGAGCAGGAGGTCCGGATCCTCCTACTGGGTTTGGATAATGCAGGCAAAACCACCTTACTGAAGCAGCTGGCGTCTGAAGACATCAACCACATCACTCCTACACAG GGCTTCAACATAAAGAGTGTCCAGTCTCAAGGGTTCAAGCTGAACGTGTGGGACATCGGTGGACAGCGGAAGATCCGGCCGTACTGGAGGAATTACTTTGAGAACACAGATCTCCTG ATTTATGTGATTGACAGCTCAGACAGAAAGCGCTTTGATGAGACGGCACAG GAGTTGGCGGAGCTGCTCGACGAGGAGAAACTGAGCATGGTGCCTCTGCTGATTTTTGCCAACAAGCAAGACATGATGACGGCAGCGACAGCGGCTGAGATCGCAGAGGGTCTGAACCTGCACACCATACGAGACCGAATATGGCAGATCCAGCCCTGCTCCGCTCTCACGGCAGAGGGGGTTCAg GACGGGATGGTTTGGCTGTGCAGGAATATTGCAACCAGGAAGAAATGA